Proteins from a single region of Sphingomonas sp.:
- a CDS encoding SH3 domain-containing protein: protein MRPDLADVRLADRVFAPHYAAPMPREIAATVTLRAGPAADSEALAELHSGDVFEVLELAGTNAWGVARAKGLVGYIHASALAAPAK from the coding sequence GTGCGCCCCGATCTGGCGGATGTGCGCCTCGCCGATCGTGTCTTCGCTCCCCATTATGCCGCACCGATGCCGCGCGAGATCGCCGCAACGGTAACGCTGAGGGCCGGACCCGCCGCCGATTCGGAAGCACTGGCCGAATTGCATTCCGGCGACGTCTTCGAAGTCCTCGAACTCGCCGGCACCAATGCCTGGGGCGTGGCGCGGGCCAAAGGGCTTGTCGGCTATATCCATGCCAGCGCACTGGCGGCGCCGGCCAAGTGA
- the zwf gene encoding glucose-6-phosphate dehydrogenase produces MRQPVGKLLLFGATGDLSQRMLLPSLYGLHADGLLPEGLTITGTARSDKDDAGFREFARAALDEFLSADRKNDSAVAGFLARLYYQPLDASNTVGFAALKDKVGDISGGLAIFLSTAPWLFGPTIKGLEAAGLTGANVRIGLEKPLGFDLQSSREVNDIVAEAFPEDRTFRIDHYLGKETVQNILALRFGNSLFEPVWNAQGIDHVQITVSETVGLEGRAEYYDGVGALRDMVQNHMLQLVALIAMEPPARFDGTAIRDEKVKVLRSLRPIRDAEVTSLTVTGQYGDGASKGEIVKGYDAELGKQSDTETFVAIKAHVDNWRWHGVPFYLRTGKRLAERRSEIVIQFKPVPHSIFAERGAQLQSNTLVIRLQPEEYVRLLVMAKQPGLDRDGVRLREVPLNLSLEHEFAGTRRRIAYERLLLDLVEGDPTLFVRRDEVEAQWEWIDAIRRGWDTAGVKPKPYASGSWGPTASVALTERDGVTWHE; encoded by the coding sequence ATGCGACAGCCCGTGGGCAAATTGTTGTTGTTCGGCGCGACCGGCGACCTTTCCCAGCGGATGCTGCTTCCCTCGCTTTATGGCCTGCACGCCGATGGCCTGCTGCCCGAAGGGCTCACCATCACCGGCACCGCGCGCTCGGACAAGGATGATGCCGGCTTCCGCGAATTCGCCCGCGCCGCACTCGATGAGTTCCTTTCCGCCGATCGCAAGAATGACAGCGCTGTCGCCGGTTTCCTCGCTCGCCTATACTATCAGCCGCTCGATGCATCGAACACCGTGGGCTTCGCGGCACTCAAGGACAAGGTCGGCGATATCTCGGGCGGGCTGGCGATTTTCCTGTCGACCGCGCCGTGGCTGTTCGGTCCGACGATCAAGGGTCTCGAAGCGGCGGGGCTGACCGGCGCCAACGTCCGCATCGGGCTGGAAAAGCCGCTCGGCTTCGATCTCCAGTCGAGCCGCGAGGTCAACGATATCGTGGCGGAGGCCTTCCCCGAGGACCGCACGTTCCGGATCGACCATTATCTCGGCAAGGAGACGGTCCAGAACATCCTCGCCTTGCGCTTCGGCAATTCACTGTTCGAGCCGGTGTGGAACGCGCAGGGCATCGATCACGTCCAGATCACCGTCTCCGAGACCGTGGGCCTGGAGGGCCGCGCCGAATATTATGACGGCGTCGGCGCGCTCCGCGACATGGTCCAGAACCATATGCTTCAGCTCGTCGCGCTGATCGCGATGGAGCCCCCTGCCCGCTTCGACGGCACCGCGATCCGCGACGAGAAAGTCAAGGTGCTGCGCTCGCTGCGCCCGATCAGGGACGCCGAAGTGACCAGCCTCACGGTTACCGGCCAATATGGCGACGGCGCTTCGAAGGGCGAGATCGTCAAGGGCTATGACGCCGAGCTGGGCAAGCAATCGGATACCGAGACCTTCGTCGCGATCAAGGCGCATGTCGACAATTGGCGCTGGCACGGCGTTCCCTTCTACCTGCGCACCGGCAAGCGACTGGCCGAGCGGCGCAGCGAGATCGTCATCCAGTTCAAGCCGGTGCCGCATTCGATCTTCGCCGAGCGTGGCGCGCAGCTCCAGTCGAACACGTTGGTGATCCGCCTCCAGCCCGAGGAATATGTGCGGCTGCTGGTCATGGCCAAGCAGCCGGGGCTGGACCGCGACGGCGTGCGCCTGCGCGAAGTGCCGCTCAATCTCAGCCTCGAGCATGAGTTCGCCGGCACGCGCCGCCGCATCGCCTATGAACGGCTGCTGCTCGACCTGGTCGAAGGCGACCCGACGCTGTTCGTCCGCCGTGACGAGGTCGAGGCGCAATGGGAGTGGATCGACGCGATCCGTCGTGGCTGGGATACGGCGGGCGTCAAGCCGAAGCCCTATGCCTCGGGCAGCTGGGGCCCTACCGCGAGCGTGGCGCTCACCGAGCGCGACGGCGTGACGTGGCACGAATAA
- the edd gene encoding phosphogluconate dehydratase translates to MTNLHPEIAAVTDRIIERSRPKRAAYLDLIRRERDSGADRPKLGCANLAHAYAGTDEQRDLLTPANRMNIGIVTSYNDMLSAHAVYYRYPEQMKVWAIEAGATAQVAGGVPAMCDGVTQGYSGMELSLFSRDTIALGTGIALSHRTFEGAALLGICDKIVPGLLIGALRFGHLPMVLIPGGPMRTGIPNKEKAAVREAYAEGKATREELLASEIAAYHSKGTCTFYGTANSNQMMMEAMGLHVPGAAFANPGTRLRQELTRAAVHRLAEIGWAGEDYRPIGHIVDERAIVNAAIALLATGGSTNHLIHLPAIARSAGIAIDWEDFDRLSRVIPLLTRVYPNGSADVNAFEDAGGPPFVIRELLKAGLMHDDVLTFAADGMAAYGRKPRIEDDKLVWNDSPAISSDDSIVRTADAPFSPEGGFRILTGNLGRACIKVSAVERDRWTIEAPCRVFSDQQSVQDAFKTGELDRDVVVVVRFQGPRANGMPELHKLTPPLGVLQNRGFRVALVTDGRMSGASGKVPAAIHLSPESLGGGPIGKLRDGDRVRLCAEEGVLQALVDPAEWEKREQSEAPPPAEGTGRELFAMLRNHCDEAELGASAMLAQAGL, encoded by the coding sequence ATGACTAACCTCCACCCCGAAATCGCGGCCGTCACCGACCGGATCATCGAGCGGTCGCGCCCCAAGCGCGCCGCCTATCTCGACCTGATCCGGCGCGAGCGCGATTCCGGAGCGGACCGGCCCAAACTCGGCTGCGCCAACCTCGCCCATGCCTATGCCGGCACCGACGAGCAGCGCGACCTGCTGACGCCGGCCAACCGCATGAATATCGGCATCGTCACCAGCTACAACGACATGCTTTCGGCGCACGCCGTCTATTACCGCTATCCCGAGCAGATGAAGGTCTGGGCGATCGAGGCCGGCGCCACCGCGCAGGTCGCGGGCGGCGTGCCGGCGATGTGCGACGGCGTGACGCAGGGCTATTCGGGCATGGAGCTGTCGCTGTTCAGTCGCGACACGATCGCGCTCGGCACCGGCATCGCCCTCAGCCACCGCACCTTCGAAGGCGCGGCGTTGCTCGGTATCTGCGACAAGATCGTGCCCGGCCTGCTGATCGGCGCGCTGCGTTTCGGGCATCTGCCGATGGTGCTGATCCCGGGCGGGCCGATGCGGACCGGCATTCCCAACAAGGAAAAGGCCGCGGTCCGCGAAGCCTATGCCGAGGGCAAGGCGACCCGCGAGGAACTGCTCGCCTCGGAGATCGCCGCCTATCACTCGAAGGGCACCTGCACCTTTTACGGCACCGCGAATTCGAACCAGATGATGATGGAGGCGATGGGCCTGCACGTGCCGGGCGCGGCCTTCGCCAATCCGGGAACGAGGCTGCGCCAGGAACTGACCCGCGCCGCCGTCCACCGCCTCGCCGAGATCGGCTGGGCGGGCGAGGATTACCGGCCGATCGGCCATATCGTCGACGAGCGCGCCATCGTGAACGCGGCGATCGCGCTGCTCGCCACCGGCGGATCGACCAACCACCTGATCCACCTGCCCGCCATCGCCCGCTCGGCCGGCATCGCCATCGACTGGGAGGATTTCGATCGCCTCTCGCGCGTCATCCCGCTGCTCACCCGCGTCTATCCCAATGGTTCGGCGGACGTGAACGCCTTCGAGGATGCCGGCGGTCCACCGTTCGTGATCCGCGAGCTGCTGAAAGCAGGGTTGATGCATGACGACGTGCTGACCTTCGCCGCGGACGGCATGGCCGCCTATGGCCGCAAGCCGCGGATCGAGGACGACAAGCTCGTCTGGAACGATTCGCCGGCAATTAGCAGCGACGACAGCATCGTCCGCACCGCTGACGCGCCTTTCTCACCCGAAGGCGGCTTTCGCATCCTCACCGGCAATCTCGGCCGCGCCTGCATCAAGGTCAGCGCCGTCGAGCGCGACCGCTGGACCATCGAAGCGCCGTGCCGGGTCTTCTCGGATCAGCAATCGGTGCAGGACGCGTTCAAGACCGGCGAGCTCGACCGCGACGTGGTCGTCGTCGTCCGCTTCCAGGGACCCCGCGCCAACGGCATGCCCGAACTGCACAAGCTGACGCCTCCGCTCGGCGTGCTCCAGAATCGCGGCTTTCGCGTTGCCCTGGTCACCGACGGGAGAATGTCTGGCGCATCGGGCAAGGTGCCGGCGGCGATCCATCTCTCGCCCGAATCGCTCGGCGGCGGACCGATCGGCAAGTTGCGCGACGGCGACAGGGTGCGACTCTGCGCCGAAGAAGGCGTTCTGCAAGCGCTGGTCGATCCGGCCGAGTGGGAAAAGCGCGAGCAAAGCGAGGCTCCACCACCCGCCGAGGGCACGGGACGCGAGCTGTTCGCAATGCTGCGAAACCACTGCGACGAGGCCGAATTGGGCGCCTCGGCGATGCTCGCACAAGCGGGTTTGTAA
- the fabG gene encoding 3-oxoacyl-[acyl-carrier-protein] reductase, protein MFDLTGMTALVTGASGGIGSSIAKALAAQGARLAVSGSNAEKLEAFRAELGGDHVAVVANLSDAASVDALVPQAVEALGGKLDILVNNAGVTRDNLAMRMKDEEWQQVITVNLEAAFRLIRAAAKPMMKARFGRIISITSVVGATGNPGQANYAASKAGLVGMSKALAQELASRNITVNCVAPGFIRSAMTDVLPEAQKAALLTRIPAGDLGSGEDIGAAVVYLASKEAGYVTGQTLHVNGGMAML, encoded by the coding sequence ATGTTCGACCTGACAGGCATGACCGCACTCGTCACCGGCGCCTCCGGTGGTATCGGCTCGTCGATCGCCAAGGCCCTCGCCGCTCAGGGCGCGCGGCTCGCGGTTTCGGGCAGCAATGCCGAGAAGCTCGAAGCCTTCCGCGCCGAATTGGGCGGAGATCACGTCGCGGTCGTCGCCAACCTCTCGGACGCGGCCTCGGTCGATGCGCTCGTCCCCCAGGCCGTCGAGGCGCTCGGCGGCAAGCTCGATATCCTCGTCAACAATGCCGGCGTCACCCGCGACAATCTGGCGATGCGGATGAAGGACGAGGAATGGCAGCAGGTCATCACCGTCAACCTGGAGGCGGCGTTCCGCCTGATCCGCGCCGCCGCCAAGCCGATGATGAAGGCGCGCTTCGGCCGCATCATCTCGATCACGTCGGTCGTGGGTGCCACGGGGAATCCCGGCCAGGCCAATTATGCCGCGTCCAAGGCTGGTCTCGTCGGCATGTCCAAGGCGCTGGCGCAGGAACTCGCCAGCCGCAACATCACCGTCAATTGCGTCGCCCCCGGCTTCATCCGCTCGGCGATGACCGACGTGCTGCCCGAAGCGCAGAAGGCCGCGCTCCTCACCCGCATCCCGGCCGGCGACCTTGGCAGCGGCGAGGATATCGGCGCGGCGGTGGTGTATCTCGCCAGCAAGGAAGCCGGTTACGTCACCGGACAGACCTTGCATGTCAACGGCGGAATGGCGATGCTATGA
- the pgl gene encoding 6-phosphogluconolactonase, with amino-acid sequence MTTEIEWWDYEDTGEWADAVAGDIGFIIESAIDARGAAVIALAGGKTPLPIYEKLAQAKIDWKRVTIVPGDDRLVPLGDPLSNVTAIGKIFIPKGARVIPLISSTVSDYKAAGRAADAILQDHHWPLDLCLLGIGADGHAASIFPGPDYDEALNGPKERRALGVMPDPLPPEAPVARVTLSRAAIVSARSLIIAIRGDEKKEVLEAAVEQGASSSYPVGRILADVELPVDVHWAA; translated from the coding sequence ATGACGACCGAGATCGAATGGTGGGACTATGAAGACACTGGCGAATGGGCGGATGCCGTCGCCGGCGACATCGGCTTCATCATCGAAAGCGCGATCGACGCGCGCGGCGCCGCGGTCATTGCGCTCGCCGGCGGCAAGACGCCGCTGCCAATCTATGAGAAGCTCGCCCAGGCCAAGATCGACTGGAAGCGCGTGACCATCGTTCCCGGCGACGACCGCCTCGTCCCACTCGGCGATCCGCTGTCGAACGTCACCGCGATTGGCAAGATCTTCATTCCGAAGGGCGCGCGGGTGATCCCGCTGATCAGCTCGACCGTCAGCGACTACAAGGCCGCCGGACGCGCCGCGGACGCGATCCTGCAGGATCATCACTGGCCGCTCGATCTGTGCCTGCTCGGCATCGGCGCGGACGGACACGCCGCGTCGATCTTCCCCGGCCCGGACTATGACGAGGCGCTCAACGGCCCCAAGGAGCGCCGCGCGCTGGGCGTGATGCCCGATCCGCTGCCGCCCGAGGCGCCGGTCGCGCGCGTGACGCTGAGCCGCGCCGCCATCGTCTCGGCCCGCTCGCTGATCATCGCCATCCGCGGCGACGAGAAGAAGGAAGTGCTGGAAGCCGCCGTCGAGCAGGGCGCGTCGTCCTCCTATCCGGTCGGCCGCATCCTCGCCGATGTCGAGCTGCCCGTGGACGTGCACTGGGCGGCCTGA
- a CDS encoding glucokinase, whose protein sequence is MEVVAVDIGGTHARFAIAEVADGRVVAMDEPVTQKVAEHPSLQLAWQAFGESVDRPLPRAAAIAVASPINGDLIKLTNNPWIIRPALIPERLNAPTWTLVNDFAAIGHAVAQLGPDSFLHLCGPDEALPERGSITVCGPGTGLGVAQVFRHRAGYDIIATEGGHTDFAPLDAIEDALVKRLRRTYTRVSTERVVAGPGIVAIHETLAEIEGKPVHRLDDKALWALALEGKDELAVAALDRFCMSLGAVAGDLALAHGPSGVVIAGGLGLRLKDHLLQSGFGQRFVAKGRFQGLMSGIPVKLITHPQPGLYGAAAAFAQEHAL, encoded by the coding sequence ATGGAAGTCGTCGCGGTCGATATCGGGGGCACGCATGCGCGCTTCGCCATCGCGGAGGTGGCGGATGGTCGCGTGGTCGCGATGGACGAGCCGGTCACCCAGAAGGTCGCCGAGCATCCCAGCCTGCAACTGGCGTGGCAGGCGTTCGGCGAATCGGTAGACCGTCCGCTGCCCCGCGCCGCGGCGATCGCGGTCGCCTCGCCGATCAATGGCGATCTGATCAAGCTCACCAACAATCCCTGGATCATCCGCCCGGCGCTGATTCCCGAGCGGCTGAACGCGCCGACCTGGACCCTGGTCAACGATTTCGCCGCGATCGGCCATGCCGTCGCGCAGCTTGGCCCCGATTCCTTCCTGCATCTGTGCGGGCCCGATGAGGCCCTTCCCGAACGGGGCTCGATCACCGTCTGCGGCCCCGGCACCGGGCTTGGCGTCGCGCAGGTGTTCCGCCACCGCGCCGGCTACGACATCATCGCCACCGAGGGCGGCCACACCGATTTCGCGCCGCTCGACGCGATCGAGGACGCGCTGGTGAAGCGGTTGCGCCGGACCTATACGCGCGTCTCCACCGAGCGCGTCGTCGCCGGTCCCGGTATCGTCGCGATCCACGAGACGCTGGCCGAGATCGAGGGCAAGCCGGTCCACCGGCTCGACGACAAGGCGCTTTGGGCACTGGCGCTGGAGGGCAAGGACGAGCTCGCGGTCGCCGCGCTCGACCGGTTCTGCATGAGCCTCGGCGCGGTCGCGGGCGATCTCGCGCTGGCGCACGGCCCCAGCGGCGTGGTGATTGCCGGCGGTCTGGGCTTGCGTTTGAAGGACCATCTGCTGCAATCGGGCTTCGGCCAGCGGTTCGTCGCCAAGGGCCGGTTCCAGGGTCTGATGAGCGGCATTCCGGTGAAGCTCATCACGCATCCCCAGCCGGGCCTGTACGGTGCCGCTGCCGCATTCGCGCAGGAGCACGCCCTTTGA
- the fabF gene encoding beta-ketoacyl-ACP synthase II, with product MRRVVVTGLGLVTPLGADVETAWKNILAAKSGAGTITRFDATDFQSNYACEVKGADHEYGFDPSKRVDHKIQRQVDPFIVYGIDAAGQAIEDAGLTEMSEELRFRAGCSIGSGIGGLPGIESESLVLAEKGPKRVSPHFVHGRLINLISGQVSIKYGLMGPNHAVVTACSTGAHSIGDAARMIAMDDADVMLAGGAESTICPIGIAGFGQARALSTGFRDEPWRASRPWDRDRDGFVMGEGAGVVVLEEYEHAKARGAKIYCEVVGYGLSGDAYHVTAPHPEGSGAFRSMQMAIKKSGLDVSDIDYINAHGTSTPLGDELELGAVKRLFGSAIGDLSMSSTKSAIGHLLGGAGAVESIFCILALRDQIVPPTLNLDNPSENCAGVDLVPFKARERKVKAVLNNSFGFGGTNASLVMKSV from the coding sequence ATGCGCCGCGTAGTCGTCACCGGACTTGGCCTCGTCACCCCGCTGGGTGCGGACGTCGAGACCGCCTGGAAAAACATTCTCGCCGCCAAATCAGGCGCGGGCACGATCACGCGCTTCGACGCGACCGATTTCCAGAGCAACTATGCCTGTGAAGTGAAGGGTGCGGATCACGAATATGGCTTCGATCCGTCGAAGCGCGTCGATCACAAGATCCAGCGCCAGGTCGATCCCTTCATCGTCTATGGCATCGATGCCGCCGGGCAGGCGATCGAGGATGCCGGCCTCACCGAGATGAGCGAAGAGCTGCGCTTCCGCGCCGGCTGCTCGATCGGCTCGGGCATCGGCGGGCTTCCCGGCATCGAGAGCGAATCGCTGGTGCTGGCCGAAAAGGGGCCGAAGCGTGTCAGCCCGCACTTCGTCCATGGCCGCCTGATCAACCTGATCTCGGGCCAGGTCTCGATCAAATACGGCCTGATGGGGCCGAACCACGCCGTGGTCACCGCCTGCTCGACCGGCGCGCATTCGATCGGCGATGCCGCGCGGATGATCGCGATGGACGATGCCGATGTCATGCTCGCTGGCGGCGCGGAAAGCACCATCTGTCCGATCGGCATCGCCGGTTTCGGCCAGGCGCGCGCGCTGTCGACCGGCTTCCGCGACGAGCCGTGGCGCGCCAGCCGCCCATGGGACCGGGATCGCGACGGCTTCGTCATGGGCGAGGGCGCCGGCGTCGTCGTGCTCGAGGAATATGAGCATGCCAAGGCGCGCGGCGCGAAAATCTATTGCGAAGTCGTCGGCTACGGCCTGTCGGGCGACGCCTATCACGTGACCGCGCCGCATCCCGAAGGTTCGGGCGCGTTTCGCTCGATGCAGATGGCGATCAAAAAGTCGGGTCTCGACGTCTCGGATATCGATTATATCAACGCTCACGGCACCTCGACGCCGCTGGGCGACGAGCTTGAGCTGGGCGCGGTCAAGCGCCTGTTCGGCAGCGCGATCGGCGATTTGTCGATGAGCTCGACCAAGTCGGCGATCGGGCATCTGCTCGGCGGCGCCGGCGCGGTCGAGAGCATCTTCTGCATCCTCGCGCTGCGCGATCAGATCGTGCCGCCGACGCTCAACCTCGACAATCCCAGCGAGAATTGCGCCGGCGTCGATCTCGTCCCGTTCAAGGCCAGGGAACGCAAGGTCAAGGCGGTGCTGAACAACTCGTTCGGCTTCGGCGGCACCAATGCCAGCCTGGTGATGAAGTCTGTCTGA
- a CDS encoding group III truncated hemoglobin produces MQKTGTPSPHASAMREEKRRLAAEMGIDDHFVSELVDRFYERIRADAVLGPIFAERIADWGPHLDQMKRFWRSILFSSGEYLGRPMPVHLAIPGLDKPLFGRWLDLFAETLAEIGGGDAAEHVHERARMIANSFLNGIAIHHHGKLGLQPGEGFA; encoded by the coding sequence ATGCAGAAGACCGGCACTCCCTCGCCCCATGCCAGCGCGATGCGCGAAGAGAAACGTCGCCTGGCCGCCGAGATGGGGATCGACGACCATTTCGTCTCGGAGCTGGTCGATCGCTTCTACGAGCGCATCCGGGCCGACGCGGTGCTCGGACCGATCTTCGCGGAGCGCATTGCCGATTGGGGGCCGCATCTCGATCAGATGAAGCGCTTCTGGCGCTCGATCCTGTTCAGCAGCGGCGAATATCTCGGCCGGCCGATGCCCGTGCATCTGGCCATTCCGGGTCTCGACAAGCCTTTATTCGGGCGGTGGCTGGACCTGTTCGCCGAAACGCTGGCCGAGATCGGCGGCGGAGATGCGGCGGAGCACGTCCACGAACGCGCCCGAATGATCGCCAACAGCTTCCTCAACGGCATCGCCATCCACCATCACGGAAAGCTGGGCTTGCAGCCGGGCGAGGGTTTCGCCTGA
- the argC gene encoding N-acetyl-gamma-glutamyl-phosphate reductase, with the protein MTRVFIDGAVGTTGLEIRERLAGRSEIELILLDDKARKNARKRKEALNAADFVILCLPDDAAREAVEMIGNTTTRVIDASSAHRVADGWTYGFPELEPGHMAAIAEAQRVSNPGCYPTGFLALVRPLVRAGLIPVDYPLSVNATSGYSGGGKSMIAEFEGGDAPTAFRAYGLTLAHKHVPEMQKHARIVHPPIFQPAVANVYRGMVVEVPLPLHAFTRRPSLEAIENALRDAYKDSPLVRVLDADASAVTIEEDAGTDRLSLRVFGNADAGQARLIATLDNLGKGAAGAAVQNLNIMAGFDPVAGLVL; encoded by the coding sequence GTGACCAGGGTTTTCATCGATGGCGCGGTCGGCACCACCGGCCTGGAGATTCGCGAACGGCTTGCCGGGCGGAGCGAGATCGAACTGATCCTGCTCGATGACAAGGCGCGCAAGAACGCCAGGAAGCGCAAGGAAGCGCTCAACGCGGCCGATTTCGTCATTCTCTGCCTGCCCGACGACGCGGCGCGCGAAGCGGTCGAGATGATCGGCAACACCACGACTCGCGTGATCGACGCGTCGAGCGCGCACCGCGTCGCCGATGGCTGGACCTATGGCTTCCCCGAGCTGGAGCCGGGCCATATGGCCGCGATCGCCGAAGCGCAGCGCGTCTCGAATCCCGGCTGCTATCCCACCGGCTTCCTCGCGCTGGTCCGTCCGCTGGTCCGCGCCGGGCTGATCCCGGTCGATTACCCGCTGAGCGTCAACGCCACCTCGGGCTATTCGGGCGGCGGAAAATCGATGATCGCCGAGTTCGAAGGGGGTGACGCGCCCACCGCGTTCCGCGCCTATGGCCTCACCCTTGCGCACAAGCATGTGCCGGAGATGCAGAAGCACGCCCGCATCGTGCACCCGCCGATCTTCCAGCCCGCGGTCGCCAATGTCTATCGCGGCATGGTCGTCGAGGTGCCGCTGCCCCTCCACGCCTTCACGCGCCGGCCTTCGCTCGAGGCAATCGAGAACGCGTTGCGGGATGCGTACAAGGATTCGCCGCTGGTCCGCGTGCTCGACGCCGACGCTTCCGCCGTGACCATCGAGGAGGACGCCGGCACCGACCGGCTGTCGCTGCGCGTGTTCGGCAATGCCGATGCCGGCCAGGCCCGGCTGATCGCGACGCTCGACAATCTCGGCAAGGGCGCGGCGGGCGCGGCGGTGCAGAACCTCAACATCATGGCCGGGTTCGATCCGGTGGCGGGGCTGGTCCTCTAG
- the eda gene encoding bifunctional 4-hydroxy-2-oxoglutarate aldolase/2-dehydro-3-deoxy-phosphogluconate aldolase codes for MAEAPVIPVLVIDDAATARPLAEALVKGGLRVLEVTLRTEAAIEAIAEMKKVEGAIVGAGTVVNTDQFEQVMKADVEFIVSPGLTDRLGDAITRSGVPYLPGVANAGDIMRGLDLGLRHFKFFPAETSGGLKALKALAAPFYQCKFCPTGGISAATAPEWLAFEPILCVGGSWVTPKGASMAEIERLARDAAGLPR; via the coding sequence ATGGCGGAAGCGCCGGTGATCCCGGTGCTGGTGATTGACGACGCCGCCACCGCCCGCCCGCTTGCCGAGGCGCTGGTAAAGGGCGGCCTGCGCGTGCTGGAAGTGACGCTGCGCACCGAAGCGGCGATCGAGGCGATCGCCGAGATGAAGAAGGTCGAGGGCGCGATCGTCGGAGCCGGGACGGTGGTCAATACCGACCAGTTCGAGCAGGTGATGAAGGCCGATGTCGAGTTCATCGTCTCGCCGGGCCTGACCGACCGGCTCGGCGATGCGATCACCCGCAGTGGCGTGCCCTATCTGCCCGGCGTCGCCAATGCCGGCGACATCATGCGCGGGCTCGACCTGGGGCTCAGGCACTTCAAGTTCTTCCCGGCGGAGACCTCGGGCGGATTGAAAGCCCTCAAGGCGCTGGCCGCGCCCTTCTACCAGTGCAAATTCTGCCCCACCGGCGGGATCAGCGCCGCAACCGCACCCGAATGGCTGGCATTCGAGCCGATCCTGTGCGTCGGCGGCAGTTGGGTCACGCCCAAGGGCGCGAGCATGGCCGAGATCGAACGGCTCGCACGCGATGCGGCGGGACTGCCACGCTGA
- a CDS encoding acyl carrier protein has product MANQEEITARVTALVVDHLGVDGKEVTADSSFIDDLGADSLDIVELVMAFEEEFGVEIPDDAAEKITKVGDAVAYISEHQEG; this is encoded by the coding sequence ATGGCCAATCAGGAAGAGATCACCGCCCGCGTGACCGCGCTCGTCGTCGACCATCTCGGCGTTGACGGCAAGGAAGTGACCGCGGATTCGAGCTTCATCGATGATCTCGGCGCCGACAGCCTCGACATCGTCGAACTGGTGATGGCCTTCGAGGAAGAATTCGGGGTCGAGATCCCGGACGATGCCGCCGAGAAGATCACCAAGGTCGGCGACGCCGTCGCCTATATCAGCGAGCACCAGGAAGGCTGA
- the mltG gene encoding endolytic transglycosylase MltG — protein sequence MLVLGAGFYALQLWGGVGPAKTNISVVVPEGASLSRAATELEKAGAIRSARQFVLFAKIFGGGNAIKAGEYRIPARLSQADVLKMLQGGRTLQRMVTIPEGTPSIIVYETLMKAPQLTGEIEVPIEGTILPDSYAYNRGDTRQSVLDRMQKAMVNYLAKAWEARKPGAVVKTPLEALTLASIVEKETGKAEERRTVAAVYSNRLRQNMMLQADPTIIYPITKGKALGRRILQSELRAVNQYNTYTMTGLPAGPIANPGRASIDAVLDPAESSALYFVADGTGGHVFADTLEQHNANVQKWYALRRSRGEM from the coding sequence CTGCTAGTCCTCGGCGCTGGCTTCTATGCGCTCCAGCTCTGGGGCGGCGTGGGGCCCGCCAAGACCAATATCAGCGTGGTCGTGCCCGAAGGCGCGAGCCTGTCCCGCGCCGCGACCGAACTCGAAAAAGCCGGGGCGATCCGTTCGGCGCGGCAGTTCGTGCTGTTCGCCAAGATTTTCGGCGGCGGTAACGCGATCAAGGCGGGTGAATACCGGATTCCGGCGCGGTTGAGCCAGGCCGATGTTCTCAAGATGCTCCAGGGCGGGCGGACCCTGCAGCGGATGGTGACGATCCCGGAGGGCACGCCGTCGATCATCGTCTACGAGACGCTGATGAAGGCGCCGCAGCTGACCGGCGAGATCGAGGTGCCGATCGAAGGCACGATCCTGCCAGACAGCTATGCCTATAATCGCGGCGACACCCGCCAGAGCGTCCTCGACCGGATGCAGAAGGCGATGGTCAATTACCTTGCCAAGGCATGGGAAGCGCGCAAGCCGGGCGCCGTGGTCAAGACGCCGCTCGAAGCGCTGACCCTGGCCTCGATCGTCGAGAAGGAAACCGGCAAGGCCGAGGAGCGCCGCACGGTCGCCGCGGTCTATTCGAACCGCCTGCGGCAGAACATGATGCTCCAGGCCGATCCGACGATCATCTATCCGATCACCAAGGGCAAGGCGCTCGGCCGCCGCATCCTCCAGTCGGAACTGCGCGCGGTGAACCAGTACAATACTTACACGATGACCGGCCTGCCGGCGGGGCCGATCGCCAATCCCGGGCGCGCGAGCATCGACGCGGTGCTCGATCCGGCGGAATCCTCGGCGCTGTATTTCGTCGCCGACGGAACCGGCGGCCATGTGTTCGCCGACACGCTCGAACAGCACAACGCCAATGTGCAGAAATGGTATGCGCTGCGGCGATCGCGCGGCGAGATGTAG